In the Populus trichocarpa isolate Nisqually-1 chromosome 1, P.trichocarpa_v4.1, whole genome shotgun sequence genome, CTTTCAACGAGAGTATGAATGTCATTTGTCATTCGTACGGGTCACGGAGTGTTGTAGCATATCCAAATCGtgtctaaatgttttttttctggcAGAAATTGTATAATATACTATTATTGAGAACACAACTGCATGTATTCAATGAATGAAGTGTTTGAAAACaggataataattattttttaaagttttttttaaaatacatcaaaattatttttttataaaacatattttgaaaCGTAATCTTAGGGTGAAAGGTAAAATTTCTGCAGATTTAAggttaatttgtttaataaaaaccCATGAGACCAAACtgcatataaaaatatagaaagtaAAAACCAAGAGTCATAAtcagaaggagaagaagaattgCGTAAAACcgttttttttcattcaataaacatctaatattgttttttaaacaaggATCTAATtacataattcaatattaattttcaatagAAGCTTCAGTTCTTTCAACATAAGTTGtttaaaatcaagaagaaagtCAGGCATTCATCTTAGTTTCAGGAAAATGTCCAGGAAAAACTGCTAGTTTCAGGTTCTTAGGAATTGAATCCATAGTAGAACGACACCCACTAAAATCTCGTAGATGTTCTTGAGACCTTCTATAATTAGGGTGACGACACCCACTAAAGTAAATCTTAGACACGTCGGAGCGATCCCGCTTTGACGACTTGACCAGAAATTAAGATACAAGTGTTTGGAAATTTAGTTTTACTTTATAGAAGGATATAGAATACGTTTTGCTACACGGctgcattttaattaaaatgcagTTTGCAGttatttgattaaagaaaaaagcaatATATTATTCATGGATTCCACTTGGTTTTTTGTATTGAAAAcgcagttaaaaaaaacaacaatttcttgcttttcttACACTGTTCATtagaacagtgcaattaacatgaacagtgaaaGAGAATTGCTTTGTTCACTTAAAATAAGTGAACAATGCAATTCTCTTGAACTGTTCACATGCACTGTGtgaaccttttttattttattttttagtgtgttaatttttttaatattttttttttaaaaaaaacaaaacctagtttagagtgaattttatacccgataatattttatctaattttattacatgctaaaaaaattatagaaactgtagttcttgtcggatgtatttcgtaTGTAATAAAATTGTAGATGGtttcatggaataataaaacatattttatataaaatatgatttatttaatgatgtaatagcaatatttaaatccacaatatttaaattaaaaatcatcaatattaatatatatttttaaaattattttataacttcaattttaaaaacattattaaccaaatacattaaactattttttcttcaacctcaatttcaaccacagttttaaccaaacacttattttttcaaaccaaactcaactaaaagtactttttataaaaacaactttttttaaatcacaaacaCAACAGTTACCGCAATACCAAAACCTAATCAATTATCCTTTGACTTTATCAAGGGACAGGCTAGTTGCATCAAATTTATTCAGAAAATATTTCTATTTTGATCAATAATTTATGAGATCCTGGGCACTTTTTACCCCATATATTTATAATTCTCGGCTTTCATAGATTTTAATTGTCAAAATGCATTGaccatgttatatatatatatatatatatatatatatatataggtgatgCAGTAacgttttgaaaaaataaatgttttttttagttatttttaatctttattcagtgctattaggtttttttagttttttttttgaaataatagtttttttattttattttttctatttagtattactagtgtttttattttctatataaataattgTAATAGCTTTTTAATAAGGAGActagaatgaaaaaaagaaaaagaaatattttaggTGTCTCATTATAGTTacagtgtttttaatttttaaaggcttgatttagaaaaaaccctattatcttttatttttttatgtgtcgATTGGTCCCGGTGAAGGATGATTTTCTAGTTTGGAGGTTTTGTGTTCATAGTAAAGGACAATTTCTAATTAAGAAGGCTATGTCCTAGGAAAGTTACATTGGAGGTGTTCATAGTGgaaatgatggttttttttattgaggttGGAACCGATGATGAGTACATTTCAATATCAGAAAAGACTGAtgtaataatgttttaaaaaaataaatattttttaggttttttttatttttttatttaattaagaattttattttttttatttagtagtattattttttttttagttttactgttcttatttttatattcgaTATTATTaggtttgtttatttaaataagatattttttattttatttttcatgttgaatattattacaattttttatttttttatttaaaaagttataataGCCTTTCAGCTATCACGTGAATGCGTACATGTATATTTGATATATAGGCATTGCCAATGTTCACCTCTTAGTTTTGTTTCTTCAACGAGTGGTGGTTGACCGTGAGCGAGTTGATGCATTATAGATGTGTGGTCCAGATGTTTGGTAAGTgccacaataaaataaaaataataaaaaaaaaaagatggaagttTTAGAAGAATGTATCACgaaaatactttaatttataatttcattgttaaataattttttttaataatttatcctCAAAATAGGATTATAACTCTCTTAAATATACCTTAAACCAACttttacatgataaaaataatcaaaattttaatttaaatataaaagtaacATATAACGCGGaaataaagctaaaaattaTGTCCTcgtaattaagttttttttaaaaaaaattaagttctatatatatatatacacacacacacccttCGGtcattacattttattttatttttttatgtcctcGTAAATTATGTTGCCATAGTTTATACATTTTGGGATGTGTTTTGTTGTGCTCGCATTTATATTATGACAAGGATTATTCTTGCATTACATTATGGATAGTTGTTACGAAAAATAATTATAGCTAGTTTatagttaaaataattgaaaagtaaaagatcaaaattaaagaaaaaaggatcACTTTTTTGTATTGTTAAAATGGTTTGTATTGTTACACTTTGGTCCTTGTTATTTTCAAAGATTTTATACTTCAATCATCAAACTTAATTTCTCTTATATTATCATCTCTAATAATTAAGGGAGGTAAGAGATAGTCACCAAAAAGGAGATAAGAGATAAAACTTATGGTCAATCCcattttggcaaaaaaaaaaaaaaaaaaaacatcgatgATCATGatgttaatgaatttatcttgaAGAAGGGAGTTCAATGAAAATGGTTTGATCTTTTAATCATGCCAAGAAAgtaaaacaatatcaaaaaaaattattttgatttgattttaagtttttagctaataaaaatatgtttttttggaaataGGATTGTGGAGGCTCCTTTATGGTTTTAGATGAAAACTAgtcaaaatatgaattttaaagaTTCAAAAACTCATATTCTAATTTCTAGTCATTAAAAATGCCCGGAAAGTATTACAGCACACAACACATCGTTTGTCTAGATGAACAACATCATCCATaccttttgttgttttgaaaaaacatgtgTGTCTCGGAGGTCTTTCCATGCTCAGTTGTGCACGTGCTTTATTCTGTTGACCCTtcatctttttcaaattttttatttattaatattttaaaataaataattacaatgatatttaaaaatttatcttacaTGCCATATTTGTAAGTAAGATTAGAGCTTTTTATGGTAATACTAGAAATTACTTTGTGGATAATTATATACGAACctaataaacaattttttttttaaaaaatgcacatgaatatttaattagaataattatttttatttctgtattgtgtaatttttatatagttttcttaaattaattattcttttatttttttatacaagaacataaaaattatcaagacatgattttttatttttgttaaaaattgcttttcaaatcgTATTAATTGTATACTTCTATATTCATCGTTGAATTTCGTATTGTTGTAGGTGCACCCATGTCTTCAATGTATTTGGGATAtaggtttattttttactgCCCAGCTAACTGGTTTTAGTCATCAGCGGGTAACACTCCCATGATCTTCCACTCAAAAGGCTGAGGCTATTAGAGGCGGGTTCCCCTGTTTCGACTATTTGTCACTGATTGAAAATCTGAAATTGTATTTCCACGCTAAAAAAAGCATCGAGATCTTGAAGATTGAAAACCCTTTACAACTACCGACTTATTAATTTTTGGTATTGATtacaattaaatttcattttcaaataaatatcaaaatcaattggAATTAAGACTTTACACAAGTGAAGTTGTGAAACATGAATTTGCTGAGTGAACTCAATAATTATAGAGGCTAAGTTGTGCTCTAACAGGGCTTCAGAGTCGGTGTCCAGCCACACACATAATTGGGCTCTAACAGGGCTTCAGAGTCGGTGAAAAGTAGGGCCATGTATTTTTCTGATCGAAGATTGGATAATGCTTGAATCTTGATAGCATTCTTTTTACCAGTACCACTGCTATTTCAACAAGTTTATCTCTTTCAAATTTCTGGCAGTGGACATGAACTCATTGGCATTTTCGGTTGGGAATTACACTCCCAGAAACCTCAGCGCACCCAATACAACATTGCCCGCTAAGAATCTTGACACAACAAAAGTATCGAGTATCAAATTCTCGAGCCACAGCCAAGAAAACTTTTCTCGACAGCTGCAGCCGAAAGAAAGCCAGACTTTTTTCAAGAGAAGAGAAGCAATTGGTCTTGGCTTCTGCGCAGGCTTTCTTGATGTTCTCTTGCAACAACAGCTCACTGCAACAGCTGAAGAAGCTCCATGTGAGCTAACAGTTGCTCCTTCGGGTCTTGCCTTCTGTGACAAAATTGTGGGCACTGGCCTTGAGGCTGTCAAGGGACAGCTCATTAAGgtaattatcttctttttttcagccagtttaaaagaaaagtagaaaatcaaaatcGTTGTGTCCATAAG is a window encoding:
- the LOC7491467 gene encoding peptidyl-prolyl cis-trans isomerase FKBP13, chloroplastic, giving the protein MNSLAFSVGNYTPRNLSAPNTTLPAKNLDTTKVSSIKFSSHSQENFSRQLQPKESQTFFKRREAIGLGFCAGFLDVLLQQQLTATAEEAPCELTVAPSGLAFCDKIVGTGLEAVKGQLIKAHYVGKLESGKIFDSSYNRGKPLTFRVGVGEVIKGWDQGILGGDGIPPMLAGGKRKLKLPPELAYGMRGAGCKGGSCIIPPDSVLLFDVEFIGKA